The following proteins are co-located in the Microvirga ossetica genome:
- a CDS encoding Hsp20/alpha crystallin family protein → MAMRDPADWMLSEAIEALARAERLHRQIFQPPSATRRPAWEPPVDVLETEQEVLVLIALPGVAPDQVEAAIEEGTLVVAGRRVLPPQLRTAVIHRLELPQGRFERRIPLPPGRYDAVRRAAGDGCLVISLRKAP, encoded by the coding sequence GTGGCCATGCGTGATCCGGCGGACTGGATGCTCTCGGAAGCAATTGAGGCCCTTGCCCGCGCCGAGCGCCTGCACCGGCAGATATTCCAACCGCCCTCGGCGACGCGCCGACCCGCCTGGGAACCCCCCGTCGACGTGCTTGAGACCGAGCAGGAGGTTCTCGTCCTCATTGCTCTGCCCGGCGTGGCGCCGGACCAGGTCGAGGCGGCGATCGAGGAGGGAACCCTCGTGGTCGCCGGCCGCCGCGTTCTGCCGCCGCAACTGCGCACCGCCGTGATCCACCGGCTGGAGCTGCCGCAGGGCCGGTTCGAGCGGCGTATTCCCCTGCCGCCAGGCCGCTACGACGCCGTCCGGCGTGCCGCCGGAGACGGGTGCCTGGTTATCAGCCTCCGCAAAGCGCCCTGA